Proteins encoded together in one Caldicellulosiruptor saccharolyticus DSM 8903 window:
- a CDS encoding TrpB-like pyridoxal phosphate-dependent enzyme, which yields MRKERYKVFLSEDEIPHSWYNITADLKTPLDPPLDPSTRQLIDPNKLKVIFPEALIKQEMATEAFVPIPEEVLEFYKQYRPTPLIRAKRLEKILDTPAKIFYKYEGATPSGSHKLNTAIPQAYYNKKEGIKRLATETGAGQWGSALAIACNFFGLDCTVYMVKVSYNQKPYRRILMETFGAKVIPSPSEFTEAGRKILAQDPNSPGSLGIAISEAVEDAATHPDTNYSLGSVLNHVILHQTIIGEEAKLQMEKIDEYPDIVIGCCGGGSNFAGISFPFLRDKLRNGRNVRAIAVEPAACPTLTKGEFAYDFGDVAGLTPLLKMYTVGSQFVPPSIHAGGLRYHGDSPIVSRLYKDGIIEAIAYKQREVFEAAILFARSEGIIPAPESAHAIKAAIDEAIKAREEGVKKTILISLSGHGHFDLAAYDDYLNGRLEDVEISDEDIKKTLSKLP from the coding sequence ATGAGAAAAGAGCGTTACAAGGTCTTTTTAAGTGAAGATGAGATACCACATAGTTGGTACAATATTACTGCTGACTTAAAAACTCCACTTGATCCGCCGCTTGACCCATCAACAAGGCAGTTGATTGACCCAAATAAACTCAAAGTAATTTTCCCTGAAGCGCTAATAAAGCAAGAGATGGCAACAGAGGCATTTGTGCCAATTCCAGAGGAAGTGTTAGAGTTTTACAAGCAGTACAGACCAACTCCGCTTATCAGAGCAAAACGATTGGAAAAAATTCTTGATACTCCTGCCAAAATATTCTATAAGTATGAAGGTGCAACTCCGTCTGGAAGCCACAAGTTAAATACTGCTATACCACAGGCATATTATAACAAAAAGGAGGGAATAAAAAGGCTTGCAACAGAGACAGGTGCGGGGCAGTGGGGGTCTGCTTTGGCAATTGCCTGCAACTTCTTTGGACTTGATTGCACAGTGTACATGGTAAAGGTAAGCTACAATCAAAAGCCTTACAGAAGGATATTAATGGAAACATTCGGAGCAAAGGTAATACCAAGTCCGAGTGAGTTTACAGAGGCAGGAAGAAAAATTCTTGCTCAGGATCCAAACTCACCCGGAAGCCTTGGCATTGCAATAAGCGAGGCAGTGGAGGATGCTGCAACTCATCCTGATACAAACTATTCCTTAGGAAGTGTTTTAAATCATGTTATTTTGCATCAAACTATAATCGGAGAAGAAGCAAAACTTCAAATGGAAAAGATAGATGAATATCCCGACATAGTTATAGGATGCTGTGGTGGTGGCAGCAATTTTGCAGGAATTAGCTTTCCTTTCTTGAGGGATAAATTAAGAAATGGAAGGAATGTAAGAGCTATAGCAGTTGAACCTGCGGCATGTCCAACTTTAACAAAAGGTGAGTTTGCCTATGACTTTGGAGATGTTGCAGGGCTTACTCCTCTTCTTAAAATGTACACGGTAGGAAGCCAATTCGTTCCGCCAAGTATTCATGCAGGTGGGCTGCGATATCACGGTGATTCGCCAATTGTCAGCAGGCTTTATAAAGATGGAATAATTGAGGCAATAGCATATAAGCAAAGAGAAGTATTTGAAGCAGCCATTTTGTTCGCAAGATCAGAAGGTATTATTCCAGCACCTGAGTCTGCTCATGCTATCAAAGCTGCAATAGATGAAGCAATCAAAGCACGTGAAGAAGGTGTCAAAAAGACAATTTTAATTTCACTGAGCGGACATGGTCACTTTGATTTAGCTGCATATGATGATTATTTAAACGGCAGGCTTGAGGATGTTGAGATTTCTGATGAAGACATTAAAAAGACATTGAGCAAATTGCCATAA
- a CDS encoding WG repeat-containing protein has product MDKNFKVAIKPQFDKAENFSEGYAAVMKSNLWGYINSSGKIVIKPQYTKASSFFAQMAAVATKDCVGLIDTKGRFVVKFSAKNSQYSFVDSETYRFRYSLDSTLNSTNYQLYKYTLKFPKFGYVVIDKKSNKVGLVLKGQGK; this is encoded by the coding sequence ATGGACAAAAACTTTAAAGTTGCTATAAAACCTCAATTTGACAAAGCAGAAAACTTCTCTGAAGGATACGCAGCTGTAATGAAGTCAAATTTATGGGGATATATCAATTCTTCTGGAAAAATTGTTATAAAGCCTCAATATACTAAAGCAAGCTCATTTTTTGCTCAGATGGCCGCTGTTGCCACAAAGGATTGTGTAGGGCTTATAGATACAAAAGGCAGATTTGTAGTAAAATTTTCAGCCAAGAATTCTCAATATTCTTTTGTGGACAGTGAAACTTACAGGTTCAGATATTCTTTGGACTCTACACTAAATTCAACAAATTATCAGCTTTATAAATATACACTTAAATTCCCTAAATTCGGCTATGTTGTGATTGACAAAAAATCAAACAAAGTAGGACTTGTATTAAAAGGGCAAGGAAAGTAG
- a CDS encoding DEAD/DEAH box helicase family protein, translated as MNSERLKAIQEHLTKISIEDVAEIYKDLENIYNQLLSKHGIDIQKCFCGANENFLEELKKAFSKAVEINMIVSFLLESGVRLIIEDLIEAKKRNCPIRIVTGRYLNITQPSALYLIKDRLGSYVDLRFFKDDNIPFHPKAYIIEYEGGKGDIFIGSSNLSESALTYGIEWNYRIEKTTNPKDYEQFKKEFFKILKSCTEKIDDELLRKYSRSWKRPKIFIEIKEIQAEVENTDNSAEDIDSTSSKDISMVAEEVLEYDKSTFAEKDDTEQSKTQHKKPNSRKIVPLYPREAQTEALYWLKKCREEGLDRALVVAATGIGKTFLAAFDSIGFKTVLFVAHREEILRQAALSFKTIRSNATIGFFTGDRKETEKDIIFASVQTLGKEEYLNPTYFSSDYFEYIIIDEFHHAVAKSYQNIINYFKPKFLLGLTATPERLDNKDVFELCNYNVVYELRLKDAINKGYLVPFHYYGIYDETDFSQIPEINGKYKEDELEKVLMIHKRADLILKNYLKFNKQKTLAFCCSRNHAEFMADYFNKNGVKCCAVYSGEQGKNALQRSEAIRKLKNGQIKVIFTVDMFNEGVDIPEIDMVMFLRPTESPTVFLQQLGRGLRKAKNKNYLTVLDFIGNYKRANLIPFLLSTGEYDIEKIQKSKYSVDDFEYPDGCVVDFDFRIIDIFKKQAESLKNIQEIVYEEFLRIKEMLGKRPSRVEFFKYIDTAIYASMKKYSDPFINVFKDYISFLKINNQLEEGEESLFNTFAHKFIKVVENTMMTKIYKMPLLLAFYNNGNIKLKVGPDDIYEAFKEFFSNPSNAIDLEVHKSTRNYKDWQKEEYIKLSRNNPEKYLISSHPEFFYWDGDYFCINDKLADFINNEYFLVHFKDAIDFRIKRYYRERYEKWTQQ; from the coding sequence ATGAACTCAGAGAGGCTGAAAGCAATTCAAGAACATTTAACAAAAATTTCAATTGAAGATGTCGCAGAGATATATAAAGATCTGGAAAATATTTATAACCAATTACTCTCAAAACACGGAATAGATATTCAAAAGTGTTTTTGCGGCGCAAATGAAAATTTCCTTGAAGAGCTGAAAAAGGCATTTTCAAAAGCTGTTGAGATAAATATGATTGTATCTTTTTTGTTAGAATCAGGTGTAAGGCTAATTATTGAAGATTTAATAGAAGCAAAAAAAAGAAATTGTCCCATAAGAATTGTAACTGGTCGATATTTGAATATAACTCAACCTTCTGCTCTTTATCTTATCAAAGACAGACTTGGCAGTTATGTGGACTTGAGATTTTTCAAAGATGACAATATTCCTTTCCATCCCAAAGCATACATTATCGAATACGAAGGCGGAAAAGGAGATATATTCATCGGCTCATCAAATTTATCAGAATCAGCGTTGACATATGGAATTGAGTGGAATTATAGAATTGAGAAAACTACAAATCCGAAGGATTACGAACAATTTAAAAAAGAGTTCTTCAAAATTCTAAAAAGCTGTACAGAAAAAATCGATGATGAGCTTTTGAGAAAGTACAGTCGCAGCTGGAAAAGACCTAAGATTTTCATAGAAATTAAAGAAATTCAAGCTGAGGTTGAAAATACTGACAATTCAGCTGAGGACATAGATTCAACATCCTCAAAAGACATTTCCATGGTAGCCGAAGAAGTTCTTGAATATGATAAATCCACATTTGCTGAAAAAGATGATACTGAACAATCAAAAACTCAGCATAAAAAACCAAACTCAAGGAAAATCGTACCTCTTTATCCAAGAGAGGCTCAAACAGAAGCATTGTATTGGCTCAAAAAATGTCGTGAAGAGGGACTGGACAGAGCACTTGTTGTTGCAGCAACAGGTATTGGCAAAACCTTTTTAGCTGCATTTGATTCAATTGGATTTAAAACAGTGCTATTTGTTGCCCACAGAGAAGAAATTTTGAGACAAGCTGCCTTATCTTTTAAGACTATCAGATCAAATGCAACAATTGGTTTTTTCACCGGTGATAGAAAGGAAACTGAGAAAGATATAATTTTTGCCTCTGTTCAAACTCTTGGAAAAGAGGAATATTTAAATCCAACATATTTTTCGTCTGATTATTTTGAATACATAATAATTGACGAATTTCATCATGCAGTTGCAAAAAGTTATCAAAATATTATAAACTATTTCAAGCCAAAATTTCTCTTGGGCCTCACAGCAACGCCTGAAAGGTTGGATAACAAAGATGTTTTTGAACTTTGCAACTACAATGTTGTTTATGAATTAAGGCTCAAAGATGCAATAAACAAAGGTTATCTCGTGCCTTTTCATTATTACGGAATATATGATGAAACAGATTTTTCTCAAATTCCAGAAATTAACGGAAAGTATAAAGAAGATGAACTTGAAAAAGTCCTGATGATACACAAAAGAGCAGACTTGATATTGAAAAATTATTTAAAATTCAATAAGCAAAAGACTTTGGCTTTTTGTTGCTCTCGCAATCATGCTGAATTTATGGCTGATTATTTTAACAAAAATGGTGTTAAATGCTGTGCAGTATATAGTGGAGAACAAGGAAAAAATGCTCTGCAAAGAAGTGAGGCAATAAGAAAGCTCAAAAATGGCCAAATAAAGGTTATTTTTACTGTGGATATGTTCAATGAAGGTGTTGATATCCCTGAAATTGACATGGTTATGTTTTTAAGACCAACAGAGTCACCTACAGTTTTTTTACAGCAGCTGGGCCGTGGCTTGAGAAAAGCTAAAAATAAGAATTACTTAACAGTATTAGATTTTATAGGGAACTATAAACGTGCTAACTTAATACCATTTCTATTGAGCACTGGTGAATATGATATTGAAAAGATTCAAAAGAGTAAATACTCTGTTGATGATTTTGAGTATCCTGATGGTTGTGTTGTGGATTTTGATTTCAGAATTATTGATATATTCAAAAAACAAGCTGAAAGTCTTAAGAATATTCAAGAAATTGTCTATGAAGAGTTTTTGAGAATAAAAGAAATGCTTGGGAAACGCCCAAGCCGTGTTGAATTTTTTAAATATATTGATACTGCTATATATGCAAGTATGAAAAAATATTCTGACCCTTTTATAAACGTGTTTAAAGATTATATATCTTTTTTGAAAATTAACAATCAATTAGAAGAAGGAGAAGAATCTTTATTTAATACATTTGCACATAAATTTATTAAAGTAGTTGAGAATACAATGATGACAAAGATTTATAAAATGCCCTTGCTTCTTGCGTTCTACAATAATGGTAACATAAAATTGAAAGTTGGACCTGACGATATCTATGAGGCTTTCAAAGAATTCTTCTCTAATCCTTCAAATGCAATTGATTTAGAAGTTCACAAAAGCACTCGCAATTATAAGGATTGGCAGAAAGAAGAATATATTAAGTTATCAAGGAATAATCCTGAAAAATATCTAATAAGTTCTCATCCTGAATTTTTCTATTGGGATGGAGACTATTTTTGCATAAATGACAAACTTGCTGATTTTATAAATAATGAATATTTTCTTGTGCACTTTAAAGATGCAATTGACTTTAGAATAAAACGATATTATAGGGAGAGATATGAAAAATGGACCCAACAATAA
- a CDS encoding UvrD-helicase domain-containing protein produces the protein MANNLQNDIIYEEEKNQLKKVVKYIDEKIENRKKTIDKLKEDLITYHSRSADEIEDYIANRKKIKRINEEILKLLEQRYMPYFARVDLEKSHDSKKSIDVVYIGKSALLDNKGNLIVSDWRSDIAKTYYQNTEIEFKINDVWCLVLLRRSFDIKNGELISYKNEFVYDGSLPSKYDQLLDPFLVQLIKEKRTEGKFTDIIRTIQRKQIEIIYEKYDQNIIVQGYAGSGKTMILLHRLSYLLYNNKNINPHSIWIITPNNIFNKQIKDLAHELELDLVNKGTIVDYYLEKLDNYGFKFVENIRARRKNEDEYIKAVEAYLGDEDSLPKEMLDYCYSDECLEELKNAYKQWVRDIKNYLENIGYRELMQKNNIKVGNYRFFDEALREILTNVNWLIGENEIISQKIEDVKGYKENVENLIAQTNKGIQEIEIIANKLKNKENINEKIVKKYGLKDRENINTQLLVLKDKLIKLKKRLKLYQQKLVEYQTELDNLTQRMLSKEIIYKLVKLKRLIPEYEIKDNKIYKDNFLTKVYKPLREKIFLRFGQKLTKNIFYKFDLYLILNLCCEHFGLPNKQEKLIFIKN, from the coding sequence ATGGCTAACAATTTACAAAACGACATAATTTACGAAGAAGAGAAGAACCAATTAAAAAAGGTAGTGAAATATATTGATGAAAAAATAGAAAATAGAAAAAAAACAATAGACAAATTAAAAGAAGATTTAATTACATATCATTCACGATCAGCAGACGAAATTGAAGATTACATTGCTAACAGAAAAAAAATTAAAAGGATAAACGAAGAGATTTTGAAATTGTTAGAGCAAAGGTATATGCCATACTTTGCAAGAGTAGATTTGGAAAAATCTCATGATAGTAAAAAAAGTATTGATGTTGTTTATATTGGCAAAAGTGCTTTGTTGGATAATAAAGGCAATCTTATAGTTAGTGATTGGAGAAGTGATATAGCAAAGACCTATTATCAAAACACAGAAATTGAGTTTAAGATAAATGATGTTTGGTGTTTAGTTTTGTTAAGAAGAAGTTTTGATATAAAAAACGGTGAGCTTATAAGTTACAAAAACGAGTTTGTATATGATGGTTCTCTTCCTTCAAAGTATGACCAGTTGTTAGATCCATTTTTAGTTCAACTTATTAAGGAGAAAAGAACAGAGGGCAAATTCACTGATATTATAAGAACAATTCAAAGAAAACAGATTGAGATAATTTATGAAAAATATGACCAAAATATAATTGTTCAAGGATATGCAGGCTCAGGCAAGACAATGATTTTGTTACATCGGCTTTCTTACCTTTTGTACAATAACAAAAATATAAACCCTCACAGCATCTGGATAATTACACCAAATAACATTTTTAATAAACAAATCAAAGATTTAGCTCATGAATTGGAACTGGATTTGGTGAATAAAGGAACAATAGTTGACTATTATTTAGAAAAGTTAGACAATTACGGATTCAAATTTGTTGAAAATATAAGAGCAAGGAGAAAAAATGAAGACGAATATATAAAAGCAGTAGAAGCATATTTGGGTGATGAAGACTCACTTCCAAAAGAAATGTTAGACTATTGTTATAGTGATGAATGCCTTGAAGAACTAAAAAATGCTTACAAACAATGGGTGAGGGATATAAAAAACTATCTTGAAAATATAGGGTATAGAGAATTAATGCAAAAGAATAACATTAAAGTTGGAAATTACAGATTTTTTGATGAGGCTTTAAGAGAAATTTTAACCAATGTTAACTGGTTGATTGGAGAAAATGAAATTATTAGCCAAAAAATAGAAGATGTAAAAGGATACAAAGAAAATGTTGAAAATCTAATAGCCCAAACAAATAAAGGAATTCAGGAAATAGAAATAATAGCTAATAAACTGAAGAATAAAGAAAATATAAATGAGAAAATAGTTAAAAAATATGGTTTAAAGGACAGGGAAAATATAAATACTCAGCTTTTGGTGTTAAAAGACAAATTAATTAAATTAAAAAAGAGACTAAAACTTTATCAACAGAAACTAGTTGAATATCAAACTGAGTTAGATAATCTAACTCAAAGAATGCTAAGTAAAGAGATTATTTATAAATTGGTTAAATTAAAACGTTTGATTCCAGAGTATGAAATTAAAGATAACAAAATTTATAAAGATAATTTTTTAACTAAGGTTTACAAACCTTTAAGAGAAAAGATCTTTTTAAGATTTGGTCAAAAACTTACGAAAAATATCTTTTACAAATTTGATTTATATCTTATTTTAAACCTTTGCTGTGAGCATTTTGGTTTGCCTAATAAGCAGGAAAAATTAATTTTTATCAAAAATTAA
- a CDS encoding stage V sporulation protein S produces the protein MEVLKVAASSMPQKVANALAAIVKEQGEAELQAVGASAVNQAVKAIAIARGKVAPNGIDLYVIPAFADILIDGEKKTAIKFIVKSR, from the coding sequence ATGGAAGTTTTAAAAGTTGCTGCTTCATCAATGCCTCAGAAGGTTGCAAATGCGCTTGCTGCTATTGTAAAAGAACAAGGAGAAGCAGAACTTCAGGCTGTTGGTGCTTCTGCTGTAAATCAAGCTGTTAAAGCTATCGCAATTGCTCGTGGTAAGGTTGCTCCAAACGGAATAGACCTTTATGTAATACCTGCATTTGCAGATATCTTAATAGACGGTGAAAAGAAAACAGCTATCAAATTCATCGTAAAGTCAAGATAA
- a CDS encoding IS3 family transposase: MEGFWGILKSEMYYLNRFDDYDSLKKAIKDYIDYYNTKRYQKRLKCMSPMEYRNHLLSISG, from the coding sequence ATGGAAGGATTTTGGGGGATATTGAAATCAGAGATGTATTATTTAAATAGATTTGATGATTATGATAGTTTGAAGAAGGCGATTAAAGATTATATAGATTATTACAACACGAAGAGGTATCAGAAGCGATTGAAATGCATGTCACCGATGGAGTATCGCAATCATCTTCTTAGTATATCAGGATAA
- a CDS encoding alpha-amylase family glycosyl hydrolase: MYPAEREKDTLAWWEEYANYLRSIKKDIYLIAEVWVRPQKVAPYTKKFDSCFNFPLAQSVINSILYQDSTYLQDTKKSMESIYKKYNSSFYTDAIFLTNHDMNRVYSVLIDKTKMKLAATLLLTLPVNPYIYYGEEIVMKGQKPDEYIIEPFK; this comes from the coding sequence ATTTATCCTGCTGAAAGAGAAAAGGATACATTAGCATGGTGGGAAGAGTACGCAAATTATCTCAGAAGCATCAAAAAGGATATTTACCTTATTGCAGAGGTGTGGGTTAGACCTCAAAAAGTAGCTCCTTATACGAAGAAATTTGACTCTTGTTTTAATTTTCCATTGGCTCAAAGTGTAATCAATAGTATACTTTATCAGGATTCAACCTATTTACAGGATACTAAAAAATCAATGGAGAGCATTTACAAAAAGTATAATAGTTCATTTTACACAGATGCAATTTTCCTGACAAATCATGATATGAATAGAGTATATTCAGTACTTATTGACAAGACAAAGATGAAACTTGCTGCTACTCTTCTTTTGACCCTGCCAGTGAATCCTTATATTTATTATGGTGAAGAAATTGTTATGAAAGGTCAAAAGCCAGATGAATATATAATAGAACCATTTAAATAG
- a CDS encoding EAL domain-containing protein, which yields MKRTLKVIIISILLFFLTSQVAYCYHKTIKFQVDKQYPPFSYVINGRVYGFSGDLANLIFEPDKYFLSVSSDTWENVYKRLVSGEIDITGPIVILEERKKDVYFTDPIFTRHVGIYTRKDFNKVITVNNLASFKIGVMKSDYTETLLKERLKIKNYLTFQTIEDEFVALLEGKVDAVIISQEIANYFLVKNNYADQVEIKLKDIFILESGFGISKRRPELVGYVNARLKELIKNGIFDQLYYNYFSTYSSYYYEKKNREVVFSILYILFIIIFASSITIFVMRGINKKLQQGKEAYEKYAELLASNANVIVLTLNLKGEIIFFNRFAEEVTGYKKEEVVGKRWVDLFVPEFRREDAEKLFSEIAEKKVLNNYESEIITKNGDTCWIIWNNVVVENSYLNEPLIISTGLDITPIKKNQRLLEESYEELEETNQELVNTLEILNKQTELLKEEEERYKFIVENISDCIWEFDVAEKRIEFYGNLKDYFETDKINPKIDYYAWLELYHPDDIKAVMEKIQRAFELRDEKIEYEARIKDKNGNYKWVSVHIKVFYDNRGKPEKLIGINIDYSAKKEYEDRIKYLAYYDDLTNLPNRKLFENKLSELIKKAAQTGKIGAVILIDIDNFKDINDLYGHEVGDECLRTISQKIAEYLKGLEVQNYFSRVGGDEFAIILNGLEKKDFVIEVCTEIQKIFENEIFLEKIERGLYTTISMGISFYPDDGRDTKEILRNVDMALSLAKENGKNDFQIFMPFLLLKNLNKIEIEKNLRKAIENDEFVLYYQPVVNLENMEIHSVEALIRWFLPHKGMVSPLEFIPVAEESGLIVRIGEMVIEKALKDLKDWERKGINDIHIAINLSARQFKTKYFENTVAKLLEKYSVDPVKVSFEITETGAVENFDVSLKILGFLCQMGIKFLIDDFGTGYSSLIYLRKLPISGVKIDKSFISELMFSKESRAIVEGIILMAHKLGLKVVAEGIENNKQLEILKEIGCDFGQGYLFSKPVPKEEVEKFLLQKKVLI from the coding sequence ATGAAAAGGACTTTAAAGGTTATTATAATATCAATCCTGTTATTTTTTCTTACAAGCCAGGTTGCATATTGCTATCACAAAACAATAAAGTTTCAAGTAGATAAACAATATCCACCTTTTTCGTATGTTATAAATGGACGAGTGTATGGATTTTCAGGCGATTTGGCAAACTTGATTTTTGAGCCAGATAAATATTTTTTGAGTGTGAGTAGCGATACATGGGAAAATGTCTATAAAAGACTTGTAAGTGGCGAGATTGACATCACTGGCCCTATTGTAATATTAGAGGAGAGAAAAAAAGATGTCTATTTCACAGATCCAATTTTTACAAGACATGTTGGGATTTATACAAGAAAAGATTTTAACAAAGTTATAACGGTGAATAATTTAGCTTCTTTTAAGATAGGTGTAATGAAAAGTGATTATACAGAAACACTGCTAAAAGAAAGATTGAAAATTAAGAACTATCTTACCTTTCAAACCATTGAGGATGAGTTTGTAGCACTTTTAGAAGGCAAAGTAGATGCAGTTATAATCTCTCAAGAAATTGCTAATTACTTTTTAGTGAAGAACAATTATGCAGACCAAGTTGAGATCAAGTTGAAGGACATTTTTATACTTGAGAGTGGCTTTGGTATAAGCAAAAGACGTCCGGAGCTTGTTGGTTATGTGAATGCAAGACTAAAAGAGCTTATTAAAAATGGTATATTTGATCAGCTTTATTACAACTACTTTTCTACATACTCTTCGTACTATTATGAGAAAAAGAACAGAGAAGTAGTGTTTTCAATACTTTATATTCTTTTTATAATTATCTTTGCCTCCAGCATTACAATATTTGTAATGAGAGGCATAAACAAGAAGCTTCAGCAGGGAAAAGAAGCTTATGAAAAATATGCAGAGCTTTTAGCATCTAACGCAAATGTAATAGTACTTACTCTCAATCTAAAAGGTGAGATTATCTTCTTCAACAGATTTGCAGAGGAGGTCACAGGGTATAAGAAGGAAGAGGTAGTAGGGAAAAGGTGGGTTGATTTATTCGTTCCAGAGTTCAGGCGTGAGGATGCTGAGAAACTATTTTCAGAAATTGCCGAAAAAAAGGTTTTGAATAACTATGAGAGTGAAATTATTACCAAAAATGGGGATACATGCTGGATAATTTGGAACAATGTGGTTGTTGAAAATTCATATCTAAATGAACCGTTGATTATTTCAACTGGGCTTGACATTACGCCTATTAAAAAGAATCAGCGTCTTTTGGAAGAAAGCTATGAAGAGCTTGAGGAGACAAATCAGGAGCTGGTAAATACCTTAGAAATTCTAAATAAACAGACAGAGCTTTTGAAAGAAGAGGAAGAGAGGTATAAATTCATAGTTGAAAACATTTCAGATTGTATTTGGGAGTTTGATGTTGCTGAAAAAAGGATTGAGTTTTATGGGAATCTCAAGGACTATTTTGAAACAGATAAGATTAACCCAAAAATTGACTATTACGCATGGCTTGAGCTTTACCATCCAGATGACATAAAAGCTGTGATGGAAAAGATTCAAAGAGCTTTTGAGCTAAGAGACGAGAAAATAGAGTACGAAGCGCGGATAAAAGACAAAAATGGAAATTATAAGTGGGTCTCAGTACATATAAAGGTATTCTATGATAATAGAGGAAAGCCAGAAAAATTAATAGGGATTAATATTGATTATTCAGCCAAAAAAGAGTATGAAGACAGGATAAAGTATCTTGCGTATTATGATGATCTTACAAATCTACCTAATAGAAAACTTTTTGAAAATAAATTAAGCGAGTTAATCAAAAAAGCAGCTCAAACAGGTAAAATTGGAGCTGTTATATTAATTGACATTGACAATTTCAAGGATATAAATGACTTGTATGGTCATGAAGTTGGCGATGAATGCCTAAGAACAATTTCCCAGAAAATAGCTGAGTATCTGAAAGGCTTGGAAGTTCAGAACTACTTTAGCAGAGTTGGTGGTGATGAGTTTGCTATAATTCTAAATGGTCTTGAAAAGAAAGACTTTGTCATAGAGGTTTGCACAGAGATTCAAAAAATTTTTGAAAATGAGATATTTTTAGAAAAAATAGAAAGAGGTCTTTACACAACAATCAGTATGGGGATATCATTCTACCCTGATGATGGAAGGGATACAAAAGAGATTCTTCGAAATGTAGATATGGCACTCTCTCTTGCTAAGGAAAATGGAAAAAACGATTTTCAGATTTTTATGCCATTTTTGCTATTGAAAAATCTAAATAAGATAGAGATAGAAAAGAATTTAAGAAAAGCAATAGAAAATGATGAGTTTGTACTTTACTATCAGCCAGTTGTAAACCTTGAAAATATGGAGATACACAGTGTTGAGGCGCTGATAAGGTGGTTTTTGCCACATAAAGGAATGGTATCACCACTTGAATTTATACCAGTTGCAGAGGAAAGCGGACTTATTGTAAGAATTGGAGAGATGGTAATTGAAAAAGCCTTGAAAGACCTCAAAGATTGGGAGCGAAAAGGTATAAATGATATTCATATAGCAATAAATCTTTCTGCCCGCCAGTTTAAAACAAAATATTTTGAAAACACGGTTGCAAAACTCTTAGAAAAATACTCTGTTGACCCAGTTAAGGTGTCCTTTGAAATTACCGAAACTGGTGCTGTTGAAAACTTTGATGTGTCTTTAAAGATTTTGGGCTTTTTATGCCAGATGGGGATAAAATTTTTAATTGATGACTTTGGGACAGGGTATTCATCGCTTATATACTTAAGGAAGCTTCCAATTAGTGGTGTGAAAATTGACAAAAGTTTTATATCTGAGCTTATGTTCTCAAAGGAGAGCAGGGCAATTGTAGAGGGAATTATCCTGATGGCGCACAAGCTTGGTTTAAAAGTTGTTGCAGAGGGAATAGAGAACAATAAACAGCTTGAGATTTTAAAAGAGATTGGCTGTGATTTTGGACAAGGATATCTTTTTAGCAAGCCAGTTCCCAAAGAAGAAGTTGAAAAGTTTCTTTTACAAAAGAAAGTTTTAATATAA